A section of the Saccharopolyspora gregorii genome encodes:
- a CDS encoding Fur family transcriptional regulator produces MLREAELRVTRPRLAVLAAVHDRPHAGTDTIIDAVRGELPKVSHQAVYDVLRALTAAGLVRRIQPMGSVARYEARVGDNHHHVVCRSCGVIADVDCAAGTAPCLAASHSHGFEIDEAEVIYWGLCPECGSTSDPDRHH; encoded by the coding sequence ATGCTGCGCGAGGCCGAGCTGCGCGTGACGCGCCCCCGCCTGGCGGTGCTGGCCGCGGTGCACGACCGCCCGCACGCGGGCACCGACACCATCATCGACGCCGTGCGCGGCGAACTCCCCAAGGTCTCGCACCAGGCCGTCTACGACGTGCTGCGCGCGCTGACCGCCGCGGGCCTCGTGCGCCGCATCCAGCCGATGGGCTCCGTCGCCCGCTACGAGGCCAGGGTCGGCGACAACCACCACCACGTGGTGTGCCGGTCCTGCGGGGTCATCGCCGACGTGGACTGCGCCGCGGGCACCGCGCCCTGCCTGGCCGCCTCCCACTCCCACGGTTTCGAGATCGACGAAGCCGAGGTCATCTACTGGGGCCTGTGCCCCGAATGCGGCTCCACTTCGGATCCCGACCGACACCACTGA
- a CDS encoding RNA polymerase-binding protein RbpA, with protein sequence MADRVLRGSRLGAVSYETDRNHDLAPRRTVRYACPKDHEFEVPFSDDAEIPPTWECRLHGSESKIIDGSEPEQKKAKPPRTHWDMLLERRSIPELEELLNERLEVLRGRRSHSA encoded by the coding sequence ATGGCCGATCGCGTTCTGCGTGGCAGCCGGCTCGGAGCGGTCAGCTACGAGACCGACCGCAACCACGACCTCGCACCGCGCCGGACGGTGCGCTACGCCTGCCCCAAGGACCACGAGTTCGAGGTGCCGTTCTCCGACGACGCCGAGATCCCGCCGACCTGGGAGTGCCGCCTGCACGGCTCCGAATCCAAGATCATCGATGGATCGGAACCGGAGCAGAAGAAGGCCAAACCGCCGCGCACCCACTGGGACATGCTGCTCGAACGCCGCAGCATCCCCGAACTGGAGGAGCTGCTCAACGAGCGGCTGGAAGTGCTGCGCGGCCGGCGCAGCCACTCCGCCTGA
- a CDS encoding LapA family protein: MASDESTADDRLTPADPRTEPNPQHGELDHAGTDHAETDHAGPVREEPTHAEKLQHTRTAGTWAAVVVATIALIVLLVFILQNLQPTSVTFLGLRGDLPVGVALLLAAAIGGLLVALVGAARILQLRRTANRRNR; this comes from the coding sequence ATGGCCAGCGACGAGAGCACCGCCGACGACCGGCTCACCCCCGCGGACCCCCGCACCGAGCCGAACCCGCAGCACGGCGAGCTCGATCACGCCGGAACCGATCACGCCGAAACCGATCACGCCGGACCGGTCCGCGAAGAGCCGACGCACGCGGAGAAGCTCCAGCACACCCGCACCGCCGGGACCTGGGCCGCGGTCGTCGTCGCGACCATCGCGCTGATCGTGCTGCTGGTGTTCATCCTGCAGAACCTGCAGCCCACCTCGGTCACCTTCCTCGGCCTGCGCGGCGACCTGCCGGTCGGCGTGGCGCTGCTGCTGGCCGCCGCGATCGGCGGGCTGCTCGTGGCGCTGGTCGGCGCGGCGCGCATCCTGCAGCTGCGCCGCACCGCCAACCGCCGCAACCGCTGA
- a CDS encoding glycerophosphodiester phosphodiesterase — protein sequence MTHPFLQGPWPRAFAHRGWHLGDLHDMENSLSALRRAVAEGYRYVETDVHATADGVVVLHHDPSLDRTTDGRGTIRRLPWSAVGSARIGGREPVARLDDVLEELPQALLNIDVKEDTAVRPVLEVVRRHDAWDRVCLASFDDRRLRELRRGGGEALLTSMGRRAVTTLWGASRYGGWGLRSRVDGAAAQVPPRRGRIQVVDPRFVRTAHRWGREVHAWTVDEPEQMRRLLDLGVDGLVTDRPDLLREVLGERFGGTAPERT from the coding sequence GTGACCCACCCGTTCCTCCAGGGGCCCTGGCCGCGCGCGTTCGCCCACCGAGGCTGGCACCTCGGCGACCTGCACGACATGGAGAACTCGCTGAGCGCGCTGCGCCGCGCCGTCGCCGAGGGCTACCGCTACGTCGAGACCGACGTGCACGCCACCGCCGACGGCGTCGTCGTGCTGCACCACGATCCGAGCCTGGATCGCACCACCGACGGGCGCGGTACTATCCGTCGGCTGCCGTGGTCGGCGGTCGGTTCCGCCCGCATCGGCGGCCGGGAACCGGTCGCCCGCCTCGACGACGTGCTGGAGGAGCTGCCGCAGGCGCTGCTCAACATCGACGTCAAGGAGGACACCGCCGTCCGGCCGGTGCTGGAGGTGGTGCGCAGGCACGACGCGTGGGACCGGGTCTGCCTCGCGTCCTTCGACGACCGGCGGCTCCGCGAACTCCGCCGGGGCGGGGGCGAGGCGCTGCTGACGTCGATGGGGCGGCGAGCGGTGACGACGCTGTGGGGGGCGTCGCGCTACGGCGGCTGGGGGTTGCGGTCCCGCGTGGACGGCGCGGCCGCGCAGGTGCCGCCGCGGCGCGGGCGGATCCAGGTGGTGGATCCGCGGTTCGTGCGCACGGCGCACCGCTGGGGACGGGAAGTGCACGCGTGGACGGTGGACGAGCCGGAGCAGATGCGGCGGCTGCTCGACCTGGGGGTCGACGGGCTCGTGACCGATCGGCCGGACCTGCTGCGCGAGGTGCTGGGCGAGCGCTTCGGCGGGACGGCGCCGGAGCGGACCTGA
- the lnt gene encoding apolipoprotein N-acyltransferase, protein MSAPTVTTQDRADGQPRPRLLRRAAPWLRAAAAVLAGLLLYAASPPRDLWWLAPLAVAPLAVVVHGRRTRAGFGHGLLFGLGYMLPLLGWIQDFLGVQFGPWPWLGVALVEAVFLGLAGAGMARVSRLPGAPVWMAAVFVLAEVLRDSQPFGGFPWGRLAFTQPSGALLPLASVGGAVLVTFAVALVGCGLGVLVLRLRARDRWVVPAAAALVPLLAGAALQPSIGVEPQAGTARVAVVQGNAPDIGLDLLYEDDVLHDNHIRGARQLAADVDAGRVPRPDLVVLPEQVGSWGPTRYDPQLTAVTERLGVPVVAGGFAVDRDGTFRNRIVAWNPGSGAGDEYAKQHLVPFAETIPMRSVARLVSPFVDRFQQDMVPGDLPGVLRAGAVRLGVGLCYDVAYDDVFAGAARDGATLLAVPTNNAWYGHSEMSWQHLAMSRLRAVEHGRAVVVSATSGISAIIAPDGTIANRSEQFTAQNLDGEVPLRTERTPATALGAAPTWVLSLLGAGALVATARRRTHDKN, encoded by the coding sequence GTGAGTGCCCCCACGGTGACCACGCAGGACCGCGCCGACGGGCAGCCCCGACCCCGACTCCTCCGCCGGGCCGCGCCGTGGCTGCGCGCCGCCGCCGCGGTCCTCGCCGGGCTGCTGCTCTACGCCGCTTCCCCGCCGCGCGACCTGTGGTGGCTGGCGCCGCTCGCGGTCGCGCCGCTGGCCGTGGTGGTGCACGGCCGCCGCACCCGCGCCGGGTTCGGCCACGGCCTGCTGTTCGGGCTGGGCTACATGCTGCCGCTGCTGGGCTGGATCCAGGACTTCCTCGGCGTCCAGTTCGGCCCGTGGCCGTGGCTCGGGGTGGCGCTGGTCGAGGCGGTGTTCCTCGGGCTCGCCGGGGCGGGCATGGCGCGGGTGAGCCGGTTGCCGGGCGCTCCGGTGTGGATGGCGGCGGTGTTCGTGCTCGCGGAGGTGCTGCGCGACTCCCAGCCGTTCGGCGGCTTCCCGTGGGGGCGGCTGGCGTTCACCCAGCCGTCCGGGGCGCTGCTGCCGCTGGCCTCGGTGGGCGGTGCCGTGCTCGTCACCTTCGCCGTCGCGCTCGTCGGCTGCGGGCTCGGCGTGCTGGTGCTGCGGCTGCGGGCCCGGGACCGGTGGGTCGTCCCGGCGGCCGCCGCGCTGGTGCCGCTGCTGGCGGGTGCCGCGCTGCAGCCCTCGATCGGCGTCGAGCCGCAGGCGGGGACCGCGCGGGTCGCGGTCGTGCAGGGGAACGCGCCGGACATCGGCCTGGACCTGCTCTACGAGGACGACGTGCTGCACGACAACCACATCCGTGGTGCCCGGCAGCTGGCCGCGGACGTCGACGCAGGCCGGGTGCCGCGCCCCGACCTGGTGGTGCTGCCCGAGCAGGTCGGCAGCTGGGGACCGACGCGCTACGACCCGCAGCTCACCGCGGTCACCGAACGACTCGGCGTCCCGGTCGTCGCGGGCGGGTTCGCGGTGGACCGGGACGGCACGTTCCGCAACCGCATCGTCGCGTGGAACCCCGGTTCCGGCGCCGGGGACGAGTACGCCAAGCAGCACCTCGTCCCGTTCGCCGAGACCATCCCGATGCGCTCGGTCGCCCGCCTGGTCAGCCCGTTCGTGGACCGCTTCCAGCAGGACATGGTGCCGGGCGACCTGCCCGGCGTGCTGCGGGCCGGCGCGGTCCGGCTCGGCGTCGGGCTCTGCTACGACGTCGCCTACGACGACGTGTTCGCCGGGGCGGCCCGGGACGGCGCCACGCTGCTCGCCGTGCCCACCAACAACGCCTGGTACGGGCACTCCGAGATGAGCTGGCAGCACCTGGCGATGTCCCGGCTGCGGGCGGTGGAGCACGGCCGCGCCGTCGTCGTGTCCGCGACCAGCGGCATCAGCGCCATCATCGCCCCGGACGGGACCATCGCGAACCGCTCGGAGCAGTTCACCGCGCAGAACCTGGACGGCGAGGTCCCGCTGCGCACCGAACGGACCCCCGCCACCGCGCTCGGCGCCGCCCCGACCTGGGTGCTGTCGCTGCTCGGCGCCGGAGCGCTCGTCGCCACCGCGCGGCGGCGCACCCACGACAAGAACTGA
- a CDS encoding alpha/beta hydrolase — MPDESAVDTVFVLVHGAWHSSAQWAATQRALAARGAASTAVDLPGHGFDAPLPTGYLLPGQPGLAEEESALAGLTMDDCAASLVTALREVRRWPRVVLVAHSAGGGPASLAAELAPDLVDRLVYLSAFVPAGRPRFADYVAAPENADALGAGLHVGDPARLGAARINPASPDPEYVELLRRTHYGDVPAAEFDRWRLALSPDLPTAIPRTPVALTEQRWGGIPRSFVRLGADRALTPAVQDLMVAEADAAMPRNPFTVHQLPGSHTPFATRPRELAATLLSALD, encoded by the coding sequence GTGCCCGATGAATCCGCTGTGGACACCGTGTTCGTGCTCGTGCACGGAGCCTGGCACTCCTCCGCGCAGTGGGCGGCGACGCAGCGGGCGCTGGCGGCGCGCGGCGCGGCGAGCACCGCGGTCGACCTGCCCGGCCACGGCTTCGACGCGCCGCTGCCGACCGGTTACCTGCTGCCGGGCCAGCCGGGACTGGCCGAGGAGGAGTCCGCGCTGGCCGGGCTGACCATGGACGACTGCGCCGCGTCGCTGGTGACGGCGCTGCGCGAGGTCCGCCGCTGGCCCCGGGTGGTCCTCGTCGCGCACAGCGCCGGTGGTGGACCGGCCTCGCTGGCCGCCGAGCTGGCGCCCGACCTGGTGGACCGGTTGGTGTACCTGTCGGCGTTCGTGCCCGCGGGACGGCCGCGGTTCGCCGACTACGTCGCCGCCCCGGAGAACGCGGACGCGCTCGGCGCCGGGCTGCACGTGGGCGACCCGGCGCGGCTGGGCGCGGCGCGGATCAACCCGGCCTCGCCGGACCCGGAGTACGTGGAGCTGCTGCGGCGGACGCACTACGGCGACGTCCCGGCGGCGGAGTTCGACCGGTGGCGGCTGGCGCTGAGCCCGGACCTGCCGACCGCGATCCCGCGCACCCCCGTCGCGCTGACCGAGCAGCGCTGGGGCGGCATCCCGCGTTCGTTCGTCCGCCTGGGCGCCGACCGCGCGCTCACCCCCGCCGTGCAGGACCTGATGGTCGCCGAGGCGGACGCGGCGATGCCGCGGAACCCGTTCACCGTGCACCAACTGCCCGGGTCGCACACGCCGTTCGCCACCCGGCCGCGGGAGCTCGCCGCGACCCTGCTGTCCGCACTGGACTGA
- a CDS encoding polyprenol monophosphomannose synthase translates to MTDRHAPDGAAGPSGSALVVIPTYDERENLGPVVARLHAALPAAHVLVVDDGSPDGTGELADELAAADDRVHVLHRTDKAGLGAAYVAGFEWALAHDYAAVVEMDADGSHAPEDLARLLAMLEETGADVVIGSRYVPGGRVVNWPWYRQALSRGANLYSKYTLGVPVNDSTAGFRAYRREVLAELALHDVASHGYCFQVDLTLRSVEAGFTVVEVPITFTDREFGKSKMSGDIVREALVRITGWGVRRRVAQLRDLLPGG, encoded by the coding sequence ATGACGGACCGGCACGCCCCCGACGGTGCAGCGGGGCCGTCCGGCTCAGCCCTGGTGGTCATCCCCACCTACGACGAGCGGGAGAACCTGGGCCCGGTGGTGGCGCGGCTGCACGCCGCGCTGCCCGCCGCCCACGTGCTCGTCGTCGACGACGGCAGCCCGGACGGCACCGGCGAGCTCGCCGACGAGCTCGCGGCGGCCGACGATCGGGTCCACGTGCTGCACCGCACCGACAAGGCCGGTCTCGGCGCCGCCTACGTCGCCGGGTTCGAATGGGCGCTGGCGCACGACTACGCGGCGGTCGTGGAGATGGACGCCGACGGTTCGCACGCGCCGGAGGACCTGGCGCGGCTGCTGGCGATGCTGGAGGAGACCGGCGCCGACGTGGTGATCGGTTCCCGCTACGTGCCGGGCGGCCGGGTGGTGAACTGGCCGTGGTACCGGCAGGCGCTGTCCCGCGGCGCGAACCTGTACTCGAAGTACACCCTCGGGGTGCCGGTGAACGACAGCACCGCCGGGTTCCGGGCCTACCGCCGCGAGGTGCTGGCGGAGCTGGCGCTGCACGACGTCGCCTCGCACGGCTACTGCTTCCAGGTGGACCTGACGCTGCGGTCGGTGGAGGCCGGTTTCACCGTGGTCGAGGTGCCGATCACCTTCACCGACCGCGAGTTCGGCAAGTCGAAGATGAGCGGCGACATCGTCCGCGAAGCACTGGTCCGGATCACCGGGTGGGGCGTGCGCCGCCGCGTCGCCCAGCTGCGCGACCTGCTGCCGGGCGGCTGA
- a CDS encoding LysR family transcriptional regulator: MEARHLRYALALAEHRHFGRAAAAVGIAQPPLSKQIAALEREIGARLFDRTPGGVFPTAAGEAFLERARAALAEMAGAALDAGRAARGETGRLRLGFIGSALLELLPPLLGRFGREHPDVRLRLHEMSTARSAAALLDGELDVAIGRGAPRGAGAEDLTSVTVGTDRLVAVVGTGHPYAGQRSVRAEQLRDQQLVVAPADQEPALCTALREVLDPAALDRAVEARDVHTILGLAACGIGVGLAPACLRVAARPDTWICEVRPRIDLPELVMSFRGADRSPVLAEFLDTTRRQCPGVSARLAGRRC; the protein is encoded by the coding sequence GTGGAAGCACGGCACCTGCGCTACGCGCTCGCCCTCGCCGAACACCGGCACTTCGGCCGGGCCGCGGCCGCCGTCGGCATCGCCCAGCCCCCGCTGTCCAAGCAGATCGCCGCGCTGGAGCGGGAGATCGGCGCCCGGCTGTTCGACCGCACCCCCGGTGGCGTGTTCCCCACCGCCGCGGGCGAGGCGTTCCTGGAACGGGCGCGGGCCGCGCTGGCCGAGATGGCGGGCGCCGCGCTCGACGCGGGACGGGCGGCGCGCGGCGAGACCGGCAGGCTGCGCCTCGGGTTCATCGGCTCGGCGCTGCTGGAACTGCTGCCGCCGCTGCTCGGGCGCTTCGGCCGCGAGCACCCGGACGTGCGGCTGCGGCTGCACGAGATGTCCACCGCGCGCAGCGCCGCCGCCCTGCTCGACGGCGAGCTCGACGTCGCCATCGGCCGCGGCGCACCCCGCGGCGCGGGCGCGGAGGACCTGACCTCCGTCACCGTCGGCACCGACCGGCTCGTCGCCGTCGTCGGCACCGGCCACCCCTACGCCGGGCAGCGCTCGGTGCGGGCGGAGCAGCTGCGGGACCAGCAGCTCGTCGTCGCCCCCGCCGACCAGGAACCGGCGTTGTGCACCGCCCTGCGCGAGGTGCTCGACCCGGCCGCGCTGGACCGCGCCGTCGAAGCCCGCGACGTGCACACCATCCTCGGGCTCGCCGCCTGCGGCATCGGAGTGGGACTGGCGCCGGCCTGCCTGCGCGTCGCCGCGCGCCCCGACACCTGGATCTGCGAGGTGCGCCCGCGCATCGACCTGCCCGAGCTCGTCATGTCCTTCCGCGGCGCGGACCGCTCCCCGGTGCTCGCCGAATTCCTCGACACCACCCGGCGGCAGTGCCCGGGCGTCAGCGCCCGCCTCGCGGGGCGCCGGTGCTGA
- the katG gene encoding catalase/peroxidase HPI, protein MTDSADAATGGCPVAHGIPHPTQGNGNSTWWPNRLNLKLLAKNPAVADPMGGDFDYAAEFRTLDLPAVKQDIQDVLTTSQDWWPADFGHYGPLMIRMAWHSAGTYRVSDGRGGGGAGQQRFAPLNSWPDNVSLDKARRLLWPVKQKYGRKLSWADLLILAGNVALESMGFPTFGYAGGRVDTWEPEDDVYWGAETTWLGSDKRISGGERRDLEQPLGATHMGLIYVNPEGPEGEPDPIAAARDIRETFGRMAMNDEETVALIAGGHTFGKTHGAAPDSNLGPNPEAAPLETQGLGWTNGYGTGKGADTITSGLEVTWTSTPTQWGNGFFENLFGYEWELYQGPGGGWQWKPKDGGGEGTVPDAHDASKKIAPNMLTTDLSLKLDPIYEQISRRFWQNPQEFADAFARAWFKLTHRDMGPVDRYLGPEVPAEELIWQDPIPKPDHEPVGAAEIAELKERIAATGLTVPQLVGTAWAAASSFRGSDKRGGANGGRIRLEPQRSWEVNNPDQLATAISALEGVQESFNAAGGKQVSFADLVVLAGSVGVEQAAKAAGHDVEVPFTPGRGDATAEQTDVESCSHLEPAADGFRNYAGKGAALPAEYQLVDRANLLTLSAPEMTVLVGGLRALDANFDGSKLGVLTDRPGTLSNDFFVNLLDMRTTWKPADETSETFEGRNAAGELVWTGSRVDLVFGSNSELRAVAEVYAADDAKEKFVRDFVAAWHKVMELDRFDLA, encoded by the coding sequence GTGACTGACAGCGCTGACGCCGCGACCGGGGGCTGCCCCGTCGCGCACGGCATCCCCCACCCCACCCAGGGCAACGGCAACTCCACCTGGTGGCCGAACCGCCTCAACCTGAAGCTGCTCGCGAAGAACCCCGCGGTGGCGGACCCGATGGGCGGGGACTTCGACTACGCGGCCGAGTTCCGGACCCTCGACCTGCCCGCGGTGAAGCAGGACATCCAGGACGTCCTCACCACCTCGCAGGACTGGTGGCCCGCCGACTTCGGGCACTACGGCCCGCTGATGATCCGGATGGCCTGGCACAGCGCGGGCACCTACCGGGTCAGCGACGGCCGCGGTGGCGGCGGCGCCGGTCAGCAGCGGTTCGCGCCGCTGAACAGCTGGCCGGACAACGTCAGCCTGGACAAGGCCCGCCGCCTGCTGTGGCCGGTGAAGCAGAAGTACGGCCGCAAGCTGTCCTGGGCCGACTTGCTGATCCTCGCGGGCAACGTGGCGCTGGAATCCATGGGCTTCCCGACCTTCGGCTACGCCGGTGGCCGCGTCGACACCTGGGAGCCCGAGGACGACGTCTACTGGGGCGCCGAGACCACCTGGCTCGGCAGCGACAAGCGCATCTCCGGTGGCGAGCGGCGCGACCTCGAACAGCCGCTGGGCGCCACCCACATGGGCCTGATCTACGTGAACCCGGAAGGTCCCGAGGGCGAGCCGGACCCGATCGCCGCCGCCCGCGACATCCGCGAGACCTTCGGCCGGATGGCGATGAACGACGAGGAGACCGTCGCCCTCATCGCCGGTGGTCACACCTTCGGCAAGACCCACGGCGCCGCCCCCGACTCGAACCTGGGGCCGAACCCGGAGGCCGCGCCGCTGGAGACCCAGGGCCTCGGCTGGACCAACGGCTACGGCACCGGCAAGGGCGCCGACACCATCACCAGCGGGCTGGAGGTCACCTGGACCTCCACCCCCACCCAGTGGGGCAACGGCTTCTTCGAGAACCTCTTCGGCTACGAGTGGGAGCTGTACCAGGGCCCCGGCGGCGGCTGGCAGTGGAAGCCGAAGGACGGCGGCGGCGAGGGCACCGTCCCCGACGCGCACGACGCGTCGAAGAAGATCGCGCCGAACATGCTCACCACCGACCTCTCGCTCAAGCTCGACCCGATCTACGAGCAGATCTCCCGCCGGTTCTGGCAGAACCCGCAGGAGTTCGCCGACGCGTTCGCCCGTGCCTGGTTCAAGCTGACCCACCGCGACATGGGCCCGGTCGACCGCTACCTCGGTCCGGAGGTCCCCGCCGAGGAGCTCATCTGGCAGGACCCGATCCCGAAGCCGGACCACGAACCGGTCGGCGCCGCGGAGATCGCCGAGCTCAAGGAGCGCATCGCCGCCACCGGGCTCACCGTGCCGCAGCTCGTCGGCACCGCCTGGGCCGCGGCGTCCTCGTTCCGGGGCAGCGACAAGCGCGGCGGCGCCAACGGCGGCCGCATCCGGCTGGAGCCGCAGCGCAGCTGGGAGGTCAACAACCCCGACCAGCTCGCCACCGCGATCAGCGCGCTGGAAGGTGTCCAGGAGTCCTTCAACGCCGCGGGCGGCAAGCAGGTCTCCTTCGCCGACCTCGTGGTGCTCGCCGGCTCGGTCGGCGTCGAGCAGGCCGCGAAGGCCGCGGGCCACGACGTCGAGGTCCCGTTCACCCCGGGCCGCGGCGACGCCACCGCCGAGCAGACCGACGTCGAGTCCTGCTCGCACCTCGAACCGGCCGCCGACGGCTTCCGCAACTACGCGGGCAAGGGCGCCGCGCTGCCCGCCGAGTACCAGCTGGTCGACCGGGCGAACCTGCTCACCCTGAGCGCGCCCGAGATGACCGTGCTCGTCGGTGGCCTGCGCGCCCTCGACGCCAACTTCGACGGCTCGAAGCTGGGTGTGCTCACCGACCGGCCGGGGACGCTGAGCAACGACTTCTTCGTCAACCTGCTCGACATGCGCACGACGTGGAAGCCCGCCGACGAGACCTCGGAGACCTTCGAGGGCCGCAACGCCGCCGGTGAGCTCGTCTGGACCGGCAGCCGCGTCGACCTGGTCTTCGGCTCGAACTCGGAGCTGCGGGCCGTCGCCGAGGTCTACGCCGCCGACGACGCGAAGGAGAAGTTCGTCCGCGACTTCGTCGCCGCCTGGCACAAGGTGATGGAGCTCGACCGCTTCGACCTCGCCTGA
- a CDS encoding SDR family oxidoreductase has protein sequence MCDAVAVITGAASGIGRAAAGSFARRGARIVLADVDGTGAERAAAEIRADGGSAVAVTCDVARDGEFERVRDAALAEFGDVHLVMNNAGVLTRGLPEHIPVAEWQRVFDVNLLSVVRSNAVFLPLLLERGSGHLVNTASFAGLFSYAYDRLPYAASKAALVQLSEGLALYLRPQGIGVTVLCPGPVVTGIAGSIRSFGPPTATRGPGAEFEARQPGSVGELLADAVLANRFMVHTDDRIEPHLRSRAADWDAYLDTRIAALEA, from the coding sequence ATGTGCGATGCGGTCGCGGTGATCACCGGTGCGGCGAGCGGGATCGGACGTGCCGCGGCCGGGTCCTTCGCCCGCCGCGGGGCGCGGATCGTCCTCGCCGACGTCGACGGAACCGGTGCCGAACGCGCCGCCGCGGAGATCCGCGCCGACGGCGGATCGGCCGTCGCCGTCACCTGCGACGTGGCTCGGGACGGCGAGTTCGAGCGGGTGCGCGACGCCGCCCTCGCCGAGTTCGGCGACGTCCACCTGGTGATGAACAACGCCGGGGTCCTCACCCGCGGGCTGCCCGAGCACATCCCCGTCGCGGAGTGGCAGCGGGTGTTCGACGTCAACCTGCTGTCCGTGGTGCGCAGCAACGCGGTCTTCCTGCCGCTGCTGCTGGAGCGCGGATCGGGGCACCTGGTCAACACCGCCTCGTTCGCCGGGTTGTTCAGCTACGCCTACGACCGGTTGCCCTACGCCGCGTCGAAGGCCGCCCTGGTCCAGCTCTCCGAAGGGCTCGCGCTGTACCTGCGGCCGCAGGGCATCGGGGTGACCGTGCTGTGCCCGGGGCCGGTGGTGACCGGCATCGCCGGGTCGATCCGCTCGTTCGGGCCGCCGACCGCGACCCGCGGCCCCGGTGCCGAGTTCGAGGCGCGGCAACCCGGCTCCGTCGGCGAGCTGCTGGCCGACGCGGTGCTGGCGAACCGGTTCATGGTGCACACCGACGACCGGATCGAACCGCACCTGCGCAGCCGCGCCGCCGACTGGGACGCCTACCTCGACACCAGGATCGCGGCCCTGGAGGCCTGA
- a CDS encoding MFS transporter, translating to MSVLGGAPPDAVGRRREQRGWCWYDWANSVFPTSVTTVFLSLYLTSVATEAATADVARNGSAACPGGNSLVDCDISVLGLVFPAGSLWGYLLSAATVVQVLVLPITGAIADRTQNKRGMLALFAFGGALATSLLGLVGTGNWRWGLVFFIAANICFGASVVVYYSFLPEIADADERDALSSRGWAFGYLGGGTALALHLGLYLGHDAIGLGEDAAVRLVFVSSGIWWAVFTLLPLAVLGRHHQPEGGERGASVITAGFKQLASTVKQARGFPLTLAFLGAYMIYTDGIATVTQVSAQYGDMELRLPQESLIITLLIVQFIAFVGGVLHGLLAGRIGAKKTIMISLVVWVGVLAAAYFVQAGQQFQFYGLAVGIGLVLGGTNALSRSLFSQMVPEGKEAEYFSLYEVGERSTSWLGPLVFAGVGQATGSFRLAIISLVVFFVVGLVLVSMVPVRRAIEAVGNRPPERL from the coding sequence ATGAGCGTGCTGGGCGGAGCTCCGCCGGACGCGGTGGGACGACGCCGGGAGCAGCGAGGCTGGTGCTGGTACGACTGGGCCAACTCGGTGTTCCCGACGTCGGTGACGACGGTGTTCCTCTCGCTGTACCTGACGAGCGTGGCCACCGAGGCCGCCACCGCGGACGTCGCCCGCAACGGGAGCGCGGCCTGCCCCGGCGGCAATTCGCTCGTCGACTGCGACATCTCGGTGCTGGGCCTGGTGTTCCCGGCAGGCTCGCTGTGGGGGTACCTGCTCTCGGCGGCCACCGTGGTGCAGGTGCTGGTGCTGCCGATCACCGGCGCCATCGCCGACCGGACGCAGAACAAGCGCGGCATGCTCGCGTTGTTCGCCTTCGGCGGTGCGCTCGCCACCTCGCTGCTCGGGCTGGTCGGCACCGGGAACTGGCGGTGGGGGCTGGTCTTCTTCATCGCTGCGAACATCTGCTTCGGGGCGTCGGTCGTCGTCTACTACTCGTTCCTGCCGGAGATCGCCGACGCCGACGAGCGGGACGCGCTGTCCTCGCGCGGCTGGGCGTTCGGCTACCTCGGCGGCGGGACCGCGCTCGCGCTGCACCTGGGTCTGTACCTCGGGCACGACGCGATCGGGCTCGGCGAGGACGCCGCGGTGCGCCTGGTGTTCGTCTCCTCCGGCATCTGGTGGGCGGTGTTCACGCTGCTGCCGCTGGCGGTCCTGGGGCGCCACCACCAGCCGGAGGGCGGGGAGCGGGGCGCCTCGGTGATCACCGCGGGCTTCAAGCAGCTCGCCTCGACCGTCAAGCAGGCGCGCGGGTTCCCGCTGACGCTGGCCTTCCTCGGCGCGTACATGATCTACACCGACGGGATCGCGACCGTCACCCAGGTCTCCGCTCAGTACGGTGACATGGAGTTGCGGCTGCCCCAGGAGTCGCTGATCATCACGTTGCTGATCGTGCAGTTCATCGCCTTCGTCGGCGGGGTGCTGCACGGCCTGCTGGCAGGCCGGATCGGCGCGAAGAAGACGATCATGATCAGTCTGGTGGTCTGGGTGGGGGTGCTGGCCGCGGCCTACTTCGTCCAGGCTGGTCAGCAGTTCCAGTTCTACGGGCTGGCCGTCGGCATCGGGCTGGTGCTCGGCGGCACCAACGCGCTGTCCCGCTCGTTGTTCAGCCAGATGGTGCCGGAGGGCAAGGAGGCCGAGTATTTCTCGCTCTACGAGGTGGGGGAGCGGTCCACGTCCTGGCTGGGTCCGCTGGTCTTCGCCGGGGTCGGGCAGGCCACGGGGTCGTTCCGGCTGGCGATCATCTCGCTGGTGGTCTTCTTCGTCGTCGGGCTGGTGCTGGTCTCGATGGTGCCGGTGCGGCGGGCGATCGAGGCGGTCGGGAACCGGCCTCCGGAGCGCCTCTGA